CTGTCCCTTTGCATCAATCGCCGACTTTTATCAACCAATGTGCGAAGAAAGCGGTCAGCTTATTGATTCAGCCTGATACATTCCGCCCGAGGGTCATGAAAAATCTGCAAACCGGGTTATCCAAGCTGTTTGAGGAAGAATTTGTAACATTTGATGACAATCAAAAGCAGGAAGCAGTAGATCTGATTATTAAGAGAATGACAGATAAAGAATTGATTTCTTTGGAGAGCGGTACGAATCTTGTTTGCTATCATTTGGACAGCGATAGTATTTTAAAGCGTTTGGTTGGGAAGTTGGCCGCAGCCAAACCCAAAACCGTACCTGCTGCAAAAAATGTATTGCGTTCGCAGGCGCAGATTTTTTGTGTGGAAATTGAAGAGGCAACAATAGACGATATATTGAAATTTTGCCTGACCAAGAAGATTTTGAGGATAAAAGGCGCAAAAATCGAATATCCCCCCTTTTCCTTTGGAAATCAGAGCACAACCTCCTGCGGTCATTGCGGCTCAAGAGGATGATATGCAAATCATGCAGAAGGTTTCCGCATATTTTAAAAAATTCGCTAAGAACAAACCTTCCAGCCGCAGTGCATTACGCAATTCATTTCAATCGGTTTTAAAGTTATCAGACAAGAAAATTGAAAAGTTGATTAACCGTTTGGTTCATGAGAAAAAAATCAGTATCAGCAATACCGGAAAAATCAGTTATTTAAAAATATAAGGCCGTCTGCAAAAATGCCCAAACTCCACCAAATCATCGAACATCATTGGCAACGCCCGAATCCGCTGCTGTCGTTTTTCCTCAAGCCGTTTTCATGGGTGTTTGCGCGGATTGCCGCCAAGCGGCGGGCGGATTTTTTATCAGGCCGTCTGAAAAGCGAGAAGCTGCCCGTGCCGGTGGTGGTTGTCGGCAATATCCATGCGGGCGGCGCGGGCAAAACGCCGGTGGTGTCGTCGCTGGTGTCGGGTTTGCAGCGGCGCGGCGTGAAAGTGGGCATCATCAGCCGCGGTTACGGGCGCAAGGATAAAGCGGTTCATGTGTTGGGCGCGCAATCAACAGCGGCGCAGGCAGGCGACGAGCCGCTGCTGCTCTACCGCCAAACCGCCGCGCCGACGGCGGTGGGCAGCCGCCGCGCGGAGGCGGGCAGGGCATTGCTGGCGGCTTATCCCGATTTGGATATGATTGTCGCCGACGACGGTTTGCAGCATTATGCCTTGCAGCGTGATGTGGAAATTGCGGTATTCCCCGCTGCGGATACGGCGCGGCAGGATTTGGATTTGATGCCAAACGGCGGCCTGCGCGAGCCTTTGGGCCGTTTGAACAGCGTGGACGCGGTGGTGGTGGGCGGCGGCAGGGCGGCGGCGGATTTCAGGCCGTCTGAACATTTGTTTCACAGCCGTGTTGAAGCGGGGCAGATATACCGTTTCAACGATAAAAGCGAAACCGCCGATTTAGGCCGTCTGAAAAACAGCAGCTTTGCCGCCGTGGCCGGGATTGCCAAGCCCGAGCGTTTTTTCAACAGCCTGCGCGACATGGGGCTGAATCCCGCGCAAACCGTCGCGCTGCCCGACCACGCCGATTTCTCTCCTGCCGATCTGCCGCAGGCCGGGGCGGTAATCATCACCGAAAAAGACGCGGTGAAGCTTTCGCCCTCCGCAGCAACGGAAAATGTGTGGGTACTGCCCATTTGTGCGATAATCGAACCTGATTTGGCGGACTTTGTTTTAGGGGCTGCCGGCATTTCGCCACGCGGCAATATTGGGGCGTAAAAGCGCGCCTGCTGCGTTGGAAATGCCCGCAAGGTGTCCGGCTTTGCGGTACTTTCAGCTTTGCAGGTCCGCAAGCTGCCCGCTTTGCAGCCTTGCATTTGCGCCAAATTTATTCCGCAGGCGGATGGGCGGCACCTTGGGCCGTCTGCAAACCAACCGGCAGGGTGTGGCGCAAACCGCGCACGTGCTTTTTTATTTTGATATTTTTTGATATTTTGAATTCGGCAAACGCGCGTACCCTCCGCCCCCTAATCCAAGCCTGCCGCCCCGAATATCAGGCCGTCTGAAACGGCCGACCAACCAACGGAACCAACCCATATGGAAAAAAAATTTTTAGACATCCTGGTCTGCCCCGTTACCAAAGGCAAACTCGAATACCGTCAGGACAAGCAGGAGTTGTGGAGCCGCCAAGCCAAGCTGGCGTATCCGATTCGTGACGGCATTCCCTATATGCTGGAAAACGAAGCGCGCGAATTGAGCGAAGAGGAGTTGCACGCATGACCGAATTTGTCGTTTTGATTCCGGCGAGGCTGTCGTCTTCGCGCCTGCCGGGCAAGGCTTTGGCCGACATCTGCGGCAAACCGATGGTGGTGCGCGTGGCAGAGCAGGCCGCCAAAAGCAACGCGGTGCGCGTGGTGGTGGCGACCGACCATGCCGATATTCAGACGGCCTGCGCGGCGCACGGCGTGGAAGTGGTCATGACTTCCGAAAAACACGAAAGCGGCAGCACCCGTTTGGCCGAAGCAGCCGCCCTGTTGAAGCTGCCACAGCACCAAATCGTGGTGAATGTACAGGGCGACGAGCCTTTAATCGAGCCGGAACTGATTAACCGCACCGCCGAAGTATTGGTGGAAAACAATGTGCAGATGGCAACCGCCGCGCACGAGCTGCACGATTTCGACGAGTTTATGAATCCGAACGTGGTCAAAGTCGTACTCGATAAAAACCGCAACGCGCTCTATTTCAGCCGCGCCCCGATTGCCTATCCGCGCGACAGCATGCTCCGCGGCGAGAAAAAGCTGCCCGAAACCGTGCCGCTGCGCCATATCGGTATTTACGCCTACCGTGCCGGATTTTTGCAACGCTACGCCGAAATGAGCGTGTCGCCGCTGGAAACCACCGAATCTCTGGAGCAGTTGCGCGTGTTGTGGCACGGCTTCCCGATTGCGGTGGAAATAACCGGCAAAGCCCCGGCCGCCGGTGTGGATACGCAGGAAGATTTGGACCGCGTGCGGGCAGCGTTTCAGGCCGTCTGAAACAGGCCGGCAGTACGCAAAACGGCAGGGCGGATTTTCCGTGCGGCAGGCCGTCCGGACAGCGGCAGACTTTTCAGACGGCCTGTAAAGTATTATGATAAATAATGTAAAGTTTTTAACACTTCATCCATCGTTTAAGGAACACCTATGAAAGTATTACTGTTGGGCGCACCCGGCGCAGGCAAAGGCACTCAGGCGCAATTCATTACCGCCGCGTTCGGTATTCCGCAGATTTCCACAGGCGACATGCTGCGTGCGGCGATTAAAGCCGGTACGCCGCTGGGTTTGGAAGCGAAAAAAATTATTGACGAAGGCGGCTTGGTGCGCGACGACATCATCATCGGTATGGTCAAAGAACGCATCGCCCAAGACGACTGCAAAAACGGCTTTCTGTTTGACGGTTTCCCGCGCACGCTGGCGCAAGCCGAAGCGATGGTGGAGGCAGGTGTGGATTTGGATGCCGTGGTTGAAATCGATGTGCCCGACAGCGTGATTGTCGACCGCATGAGCGGCCGCCGCGTGCACTTGGCTTCCGGCCGTACCTACCATATTGCCTACAATCCGCCGAAAGTGGAAGGCAAAGACGACGTAACCGGCGAAGATTTGATCCAGCGCGACGACGACAAAGAAGAAACCGTGAAAAAACGCTTGGACGTGTACCACGGGCAAACCGAAGTCTTGGTCGGTTTTTACAGCAAACTGACCGGCGAACACGCGCCGAAATACATCAAAGTGGACGGCACGCAAGCCGTTGAGGCCGTGAAGGCGGAAGTGTTGGGCGCATTGGGCAAATAATTCCGTATCGCCATATTGGTTTTGAAATGAAAAGGCCGTCTGCAAATTTGATTTTGCAGACGGCCTTTTATGCGGATGGCTTATACGGTTTGTTGTGTGAATATAGTCTTTTAAAATAAGAATGATACGGCGTTGCTTTGCCTTGTCGTACTATCTGTACTGTCTGCGGCTTCGCTGCCTTGTCTCATTCTCATTTTATTCGACTATAAAAAGTGCCGTATGCCATGTTTGTACGATGACATACGGCAGTGCTTTTTATTTTATTTGTTCAACTTTTGGTAAACACCGGATACGTCATCTTCTCCGAATCCGCCGGCAACGGCTTCGCGGTAGCTTTGTGCAACGGTTTCCAGCGCCGGGAGGGTGCAGCCGGCTGCTGCCATTTCCGCGCAGGCGAGGTTTAAGTCTTTGCTGGCGTGTTTCAGCATAAAGGCTGCCGGAAAGCGTTCTTCTGCCCAAAGTGATTTTTTGGTTTGGAACATGGGCGAATCCATGGCGGAACCGCCTACGGCTTCGATGATGGCATCGGTATCGATTTCGAAACGGCGTGCCATCAGCATAGCCTCGCTGTATGCTTCGCCAAAGATGCCCAGCAGGGAATTGAGCACCAGTTTTGCGCCGGAACCTTTTCCTACGCCGCCGAAGTGGAAGGTTTTTTTGCCCAAGTAGGAAAATACTTGTTGCAGCGGTTCGAGAATGTCTGCTTCGCCGCCGAACAAAATCAGCAGTGTGCCATTGGTGGCCGGGGCAACCGATCCGGATACCGGCGCTTCGGCAAAGCGTCCGCCTGCTGCTTCAACCAGTTGTTTGACGGCCAAGTTTTCAGACGGTGCGATGGTGCTCATGTTGATGATGGTTTTGCCCGGCAGCAGTTTTTGGGTGTCGCCATCTAAAATGTCGAGCACGGCGGCATAGTCGGAAACCATCAGGAAAATAACGTCATGATGTTGCAGCAGCGCGGCAATGCTCGGATAGGATGTTGCGCCTTTGGCTTCCAGCGTTTGGGTTTTGTCGGGAGAGCGGTTGTAAATGCCGACGGTAATGCCGTTGTCCAGCAGTCTCGATACCATCGGTACGCCCATTTGCCCGATGCCGATCCAGCCGATTGAAGTGGTTTGGTTTTGCATGGGAAAGTTCCTCCTTGTATGGGTTTTGTTATTGAAACATAAACGCAATAAATGTGCAAAAGCCGTCTGCAATTTGCAGACGGCTTTTGGGGGCTAGTCGGTCAACGTGCCTTTGGTTGAGGGCATTTTTCCTGCCATGCGATCGTCAAATTCCACTGCCATACGCAGGGCGCGGCCGAAGGCTTTGAAAACGGTTTCTGCCTGATGGTGGGCATTGTAGCCGCGCAGGTTGTCGATATGCAGCGTCATCATGCTGTGGTTGACCAAGCCGTGGAAAAATTCGCTGAACAAATCAACATCGAAGCGGCCGATCATGGCGCGGGTAAATTCGATGTTGTACGTCAAACCGGGGCGGCCGGACAAATCCAAGACGACACGGCTTAAGGCTTCGTCCAGCGGTACATAAGAATGGCCGTAGCGGCGGATGCCGGCTTTGCTGCCCAACGCTTGTTTGAGCGCCTGACCGAGTGTGATGCCGATGTCTTCAACGGTATGGTGGTCGTCGATGTGCAAATCGCCTTTGCAGGTGATGTCCAAATCGATTAAGCCGTGGCGGGCGATTTGGTCGAGCATATGTTCCAAAAACGGTACGCCGGTATCGAAGCGTGCTTTGCCGGTTCCGTCGAGATTGAGGGAAATGCTGATTTGGGTTTCGCTGGTGTTGCGGGTAACGTGTGCAAAGCGGCCTTCGGTGGCAATGGTGAAGTCTGTTGCGCTGCCGTGTTCGGACATTATGTTTTCGGAAGCAGGGTGTTTGTTGTCTTCTGCTGCCATGCGGGCTGCTGCTTTTTCTGCGTCTTTGCTGTGGTCGCGGTCGAGCCAGCCTTTGCGTTTGCCCATGCCTTGTTCCAGTTTCAGAGCAAGACTGGGACGGATGCCTCGGGCTTTTTCGTCTTCGCCTTGGGTTTCCAGACGGCGTTTGAGTTGCGAAAGCGAGGCTCCGTTTTCATAGCCGCATTTGCGTGCCAGTTTGGTCAGGCTGCCGGCTTCTTCGATCAGCAGGAGCAGGTTGGTGAGGTGAAGTTGTGTTTTGTTCATCGGACAGTCTCTTTTAAAGGTAATGCAATGGGAAATTCAGCGGTACAGTTTGCGGATAACCGATAATACGGCATCGTTTTGTTCGGGCGAGCCGATGGTCAGCCGCAGGCATTGCGATAGGAGCGGGTGTGCGCCGTGCAGTTTTTTAATCAGGATTTTTTCGGCTTTAAGCGCATCGTACAGGGCTTGTGCATCGGGTACGCGTACGGTAATGAAGTTTGCTTCGCTGGGAAAGGCTTGCAAACCGCCGATGTGCGAAAGTTCGGTAAAAACACGTTCGCGCTCGGCTTTGAGTGCGGCAACGGTCTGTTGGATAACTTCCGCGTGTTTCATGGCGAATTTGGCGGTGGCGAGGCTGAGCTGGTTCATGTTGTAAGGGGGAAGGATTTTTGCCAATTCGTTCATGACAACCGGGCTGCCGCAAGCATAACCGAGACGGATACCGGCAAAGCCGATTTTGCTGACGGTACGCATGATGACCAGATTGTCCGGCTTTCCGGCTTGTGAGAGGAAGCTGTCATGGCTGAACGCTCCGTATGCTTCATCGACAACCACGATACCGTTGGCAGCGCGGATCACCGCTTCAACTTCCTCGCGGCGGAAACATACGCCGGTCGGGTTGTTGGGATAGGTAATAAAAATCAAAGAAGGGTTGTGCTGCTCGATGGCGGCCAATACTGCGGGCAGATTGAGCGTGAAATCTTCGTTCAGCGGAACGCCGACATAATTCATGCCGTACAGTGCGGCGTTGTGTTTGTACATCACAAAGCTCGGTTCGACCGCCAGCATGGTGGCGCCGGGTTTGGCAACCAGCATGGTCAGAAATTGAATCAGTTCGTCAGATCCGTTGCCCAAGGCAATTTGTGCGGACTCGGGAATGCCGAACACTTGACGCAAGGCCGTCTGCAAACCGCTGGTTGCAGGATTGGGATAAAGGTTGATGGCGGATTGGGCCAATAATTCCTTCCATTCGTCCAATAATGTTTCCGAGGCCGCAAAAGGGTGGTAAGGGCTTTCCATTGCATCCAGTTTGATAAAACCTTCCGGCAGGTCTGCAACATGATAAGCAGTCATTGCCTGAATGTCGTCGCGGATAACATTGAGAGGGGAAGTCATGGATTGGTCCTTGTGTCGGTTTCGGGTATTTTATAGTCGAATAAAATAAGAATGAGACAAGGCAGCGAAGCCGCAGACAGTACACATAGTACGGCAAGGCAAAGCAACGCTGTATCATTCTTATTTTAAATGACTATATCTATGCCGGCCATCAATAATTGTGCGGCATAGATAATTTTAGAAAATACTGCATGAGAAATTTATTGTGTGGAATATAACATAAAATATTTATTTAATCATTAAAATCACAGGTATTTATTGATTTTGCAGACGGCCTTTATAGGGAATGGAGGGACTGTTTGCCTAAAAATGAAAAGAAATATGTACGGCATTAAAAAATACTGTTTTTAAAAATAATGTAATGATTGGGAAGTATTGTCGGAGCAAGCGGATTTGCCCGAAAATTGAGGGATAAACAAATTCTCCGAAGATTTTACAGACGGCATATCGCTTAAAAGATTTGATTCAATTTATCCGGAATGAGGTGTTGGAACGGTTGAAGGGTATTCGACGGCGGCGCTGGGTTTGACGAGTGTGGTTGTTCCGATTTGGTCTGATACGGTGTTGCCGTATCTGGTTGTATAACCTGTCCTGTTTTTAGTTTGCTGTTTTGTTTTTACTTGATTGAAATTTCTGTAAAAATTTATCATAAGAGTTAGAATGGAATGAACAGATTGCCGGTTTTCAACATCGGGCGTTTTTTATATGCTTGCATCTTTTTGGCACTTGTTCGGTAAAACGGCGCAAAACCATGCAAGCAGTTTTGCCGAAAAGGGCAGTTATTGATAAAATGCACCATCGTTGCGGCTGCCGTCTGCGAATCAGGGCAGGCAGCCGTCTGAAAATATACAAGGTATGTTATGAACAAACAAACACAATATGGTAAAGGTCTGTCCGGTTTCTTGTCCGGTCTGCTGCTGGCAACGGCGGTAATTGTCGGTATTTTGTTCTTTTTGAATAAAAACAACCAGTCGGCATTTAAAGATGAAGTAGGCAATAATAAACGCGAACAGGCGCCGGAAATTTTGAAGCCTCAGGAAACCGCTAAGGCGAAGGCTGAAGCGGAAGAGCGTGCGCGCTTGGAAAAAGAAGAGGCAGAGGCCAAAGCAAAAGCGGAAGCCGAAGCGAAGGCAAAGGCTGAGGCAGAAGCCAAAGCGAAAGCAGAGGAAGAGGAAGAAGCCCGCCGTCAGGAAGAAGAGCGTAAACAAGCCGAAGAAGAGGCGAAAGCGCGTTCTGAAGCCGAGCAGAAAAAAGCCCGCGCCCAAGCCGAGCGTGAAGCAGCAAAAGCAGCTGAGGCAAAACGCCAAGCCGAGTTGAAAGCCGAACTGGCGCGCAAGCGTGCGGAGAAAGCCAAAGCGGAGCAGGCGGCCAAGAAAAAAGCTGCCGACAGCTTGAGCGATAAACAGAAAGCCCGTGCCGAGCGCAAGCTGGCAGAGAAAAAAGCGGCAGAAAAGAAAGCAGCAGAGCGCAAAGCCGCCGCAGCCAAAGCCAAAAAAGATGCGGCACAAAAAAATGCGAAACCAACCCCCGAGCAGATTTTGAACAGCGGTAGCATTGAAAAAGCCCGTAAAGCCGCGAGTGAAGAAGCGAAAAAAGCCGCGACCAAGCCGTCTGAAAGCAAAAAAGCCGAGAGTGCATCCGGCAAAAAAGTCTTGGTGCAGATGGGTTCTTTTGCCGACCGTAGCAGCGCAGACGCGCAGCGTGCCAAACTGGCTATGTTGGGCGTACAATCCCGAGTGGTAAGCGGTACGGCAAACGGTAAAACGGTTTACCGCGTGCAAAGTACGGCCATGGCGCAAAGTGCCGCCAAGCGCATACAGCAGACTTTGCAGAAAAACGGCATCAGCAGCTTTACCCGTTCTGCGGAGTAATCTTACAGATGGGCTTGAAGAAAATGTCTGGCGTGCTGGCAGCGGTTTTTCTGCTGCCGGCCACTGCTTTTGCGGCAACGGAAGGTGTGGATTACATTGTTTGGGATAATCCGATAAAGCAGGAGCGGGCGGATAAGGTTGAAGTATTGGAGTTTTTCGGCTATTTCTGCGTGCATTGTTATGAGCTGGATCCCGTTTTGTTGAAGCACAGCCAAACATTTGAACCTTATGCGTATTTGCGTACCGAACACGTTGTCTGGCAGCCTGAAATGTTCGGCTTGGCGCGGGTGGCTGCGGCGGTTAACCGTTCCAGTTTGAAATATCAGGCAAATCCGGCAGTATTTGATGCGGTGTACAAACAGCGTATTGACTTGGGTGATGAAGCAACATTCATACGCTGGGCAGGAGAACAGCGTGGTTTCGACAGTAAAAAGCTGTTGGCCGCATATAAAAATCCTGCCAACCTTGCTCAGGCCAAAAGAATGCAGCGTTTGACCGAACAGTATTATATCGCTCAAACGCCGTTGGTATTGGTGGGCGGTAAGTATCAGGTTAAATTTCCCAATGGCTACCGGCAGGGAATGAAAACGATTGATGAATTGATTCAAAAAGTACGCCGCGAGCGCGGTATCAAATAAAATTATGTGTAAAGC
The nucleotide sequence above comes from Neisseria animalis. Encoded proteins:
- the hisC gene encoding histidinol-phosphate transaminase, with product MTSPLNVIRDDIQAMTAYHVADLPEGFIKLDAMESPYHPFAASETLLDEWKELLAQSAINLYPNPATSGLQTALRQVFGIPESAQIALGNGSDELIQFLTMLVAKPGATMLAVEPSFVMYKHNAALYGMNYVGVPLNEDFTLNLPAVLAAIEQHNPSLIFITYPNNPTGVCFRREEVEAVIRAANGIVVVDEAYGAFSHDSFLSQAGKPDNLVIMRTVSKIGFAGIRLGYACGSPVVMNELAKILPPYNMNQLSLATAKFAMKHAEVIQQTVAALKAERERVFTELSHIGGLQAFPSEANFITVRVPDAQALYDALKAEKILIKKLHGAHPLLSQCLRLTIGSPEQNDAVLSVIRKLYR
- the adk gene encoding adenylate kinase — protein: MKVLLLGAPGAGKGTQAQFITAAFGIPQISTGDMLRAAIKAGTPLGLEAKKIIDEGGLVRDDIIIGMVKERIAQDDCKNGFLFDGFPRTLAQAEAMVEAGVDLDAVVEIDVPDSVIVDRMSGRRVHLASGRTYHIAYNPPKVEGKDDVTGEDLIQRDDDKEETVKKRLDVYHGQTEVLVGFYSKLTGEHAPKYIKVDGTQAVEAVKAEVLGALGK
- a CDS encoding Trm112 family protein, producing the protein MEKKFLDILVCPVTKGKLEYRQDKQELWSRQAKLAYPIRDGIPYMLENEARELSEEELHA
- a CDS encoding NAD(P)-dependent oxidoreductase; the protein is MQNQTTSIGWIGIGQMGVPMVSRLLDNGITVGIYNRSPDKTQTLEAKGATSYPSIAALLQHHDVIFLMVSDYAAVLDILDGDTQKLLPGKTIINMSTIAPSENLAVKQLVEAAGGRFAEAPVSGSVAPATNGTLLILFGGEADILEPLQQVFSYLGKKTFHFGGVGKGSGAKLVLNSLLGIFGEAYSEAMLMARRFEIDTDAIIEAVGGSAMDSPMFQTKKSLWAEERFPAAFMLKHASKDLNLACAEMAAAGCTLPALETVAQSYREAVAGGFGEDDVSGVYQKLNK
- a CDS encoding SPOR domain-containing protein; protein product: MNKQTQYGKGLSGFLSGLLLATAVIVGILFFLNKNNQSAFKDEVGNNKREQAPEILKPQETAKAKAEAEERARLEKEEAEAKAKAEAEAKAKAEAEAKAKAEEEEEARRQEEERKQAEEEAKARSEAEQKKARAQAEREAAKAAEAKRQAELKAELARKRAEKAKAEQAAKKKAADSLSDKQKARAERKLAEKKAAEKKAAERKAAAAKAKKDAAQKNAKPTPEQILNSGSIEKARKAASEEAKKAATKPSESKKAESASGKKVLVQMGSFADRSSADAQRAKLAMLGVQSRVVSGTANGKTVYRVQSTAMAQSAAKRIQQTLQKNGISSFTRSAE
- the hisB gene encoding imidazoleglycerol-phosphate dehydratase HisB — encoded protein: MNKTQLHLTNLLLLIEEAGSLTKLARKCGYENGASLSQLKRRLETQGEDEKARGIRPSLALKLEQGMGKRKGWLDRDHSKDAEKAAARMAAEDNKHPASENIMSEHGSATDFTIATEGRFAHVTRNTSETQISISLNLDGTGKARFDTGVPFLEHMLDQIARHGLIDLDITCKGDLHIDDHHTVEDIGITLGQALKQALGSKAGIRRYGHSYVPLDEALSRVVLDLSGRPGLTYNIEFTRAMIGRFDVDLFSEFFHGLVNHSMMTLHIDNLRGYNAHHQAETVFKAFGRALRMAVEFDDRMAGKMPSTKGTLTD
- the kdsB gene encoding 3-deoxy-manno-octulosonate cytidylyltransferase, whose protein sequence is MTEFVVLIPARLSSSRLPGKALADICGKPMVVRVAEQAAKSNAVRVVVATDHADIQTACAAHGVEVVMTSEKHESGSTRLAEAAALLKLPQHQIVVNVQGDEPLIEPELINRTAEVLVENNVQMATAAHELHDFDEFMNPNVVKVVLDKNRNALYFSRAPIAYPRDSMLRGEKKLPETVPLRHIGIYAYRAGFLQRYAEMSVSPLETTESLEQLRVLWHGFPIAVEITGKAPAAGVDTQEDLDRVRAAFQAV
- a CDS encoding thiol:disulfide interchange protein DsbA/DsbL, which translates into the protein MGLKKMSGVLAAVFLLPATAFAATEGVDYIVWDNPIKQERADKVEVLEFFGYFCVHCYELDPVLLKHSQTFEPYAYLRTEHVVWQPEMFGLARVAAAVNRSSLKYQANPAVFDAVYKQRIDLGDEATFIRWAGEQRGFDSKKLLAAYKNPANLAQAKRMQRLTEQYYIAQTPLVLVGGKYQVKFPNGYRQGMKTIDELIQKVRRERGIK
- the lpxK gene encoding tetraacyldisaccharide 4'-kinase is translated as MPKLHQIIEHHWQRPNPLLSFFLKPFSWVFARIAAKRRADFLSGRLKSEKLPVPVVVVGNIHAGGAGKTPVVSSLVSGLQRRGVKVGIISRGYGRKDKAVHVLGAQSTAAQAGDEPLLLYRQTAAPTAVGSRRAEAGRALLAAYPDLDMIVADDGLQHYALQRDVEIAVFPAADTARQDLDLMPNGGLREPLGRLNSVDAVVVGGGRAAADFRPSEHLFHSRVEAGQIYRFNDKSETADLGRLKNSSFAAVAGIAKPERFFNSLRDMGLNPAQTVALPDHADFSPADLPQAGAVIITEKDAVKLSPSAATENVWVLPICAIIEPDLADFVLGAAGISPRGNIGA
- a CDS encoding PIN domain-containing protein → MKHILIDFENVRPKAEQLNGLDGENCHIWLFLGKLQQKTLSVELCEALCRFGKNVHFVRVAKTGKNALDFYLAYYLGKITEQDREALICILSCDGGFDVLVEHLADAKLCRGIVRLSELSEAVQSEAVLLEKQEVVQDNNDVEISVPVPLHQSPTFINQCAKKAVSLLIQPDTFRPRVMKNLQTGLSKLFEEEFVTFDDNQKQEAVDLIIKRMTDKELISLESGTNLVCYHLDSDSILKRLVGKLAAAKPKTVPAAKNVLRSQAQIFCVEIEEATIDDILKFCLTKKILRIKGAKIEYPPFSFGNQSTTSCGHCGSRG